Proteins encoded together in one Pseudomonas sp. ADAK13 window:
- a CDS encoding RNA polymerase sigma factor → MKDTGHSTMVSLFLASYEDFKVRLRKRLGSEDLANDVLHETYLRVDRMDVPPNLAQPNAYLYRMALNIAADRRQADARLLTGSEVEELLQTVDEAQDPSRVVGGQREIQSLLKALYELPARRRHILIAARLEEAPHLEISKRFGISTRMVEKEIKAGLGHCAQRLERKVIQRFGPGAGKPS, encoded by the coding sequence ATGAAAGACACCGGCCACAGCACGATGGTCAGCCTGTTCCTGGCGTCCTACGAGGACTTCAAGGTACGCCTGCGCAAGCGCCTCGGGTCAGAAGACCTGGCCAACGACGTGCTGCACGAAACCTACCTGCGGGTCGACCGCATGGACGTGCCGCCGAACCTGGCGCAACCCAATGCGTACCTGTACCGCATGGCCTTGAACATCGCCGCCGACCGTCGCCAGGCAGATGCCCGGTTGCTGACCGGCAGCGAAGTCGAAGAACTGTTGCAGACGGTGGATGAAGCCCAGGACCCGTCGCGGGTGGTGGGCGGCCAGCGCGAAATCCAGTCCCTGCTCAAAGCCCTCTACGAACTGCCGGCGCGGCGGCGCCATATCCTCATCGCCGCGCGCCTGGAAGAGGCGCCGCACCTGGAAATCTCCAAGCGTTTCGGGATTTCCACGCGCATGGTTGAAAAGGAAATCAAGGCCGGGTTGGGGCATTGCGCACAGCGCCTTGAAAGAAAAGTGATCCAGCGGTTCGGTCCCGGGGCCGGAAAACCGTCTTAG
- a CDS encoding FecR family protein, translated as MNIFNLSTARDTPDSPLHNEARDWLVLLTSGRATVADAKALRLWCAQSPEHARAFEQAKVVWQHLAPAAEQFSRPRHFGRRAFLGGAIAASAAVFMVRFTVPGGFAGLTADYRTEVGEQRRVELNDGVRLELNTQTRISRRDDGIELLEGEVEVLANVAMPLRVQAGGGWLSTAQARFNVRNTDHSVCVTCIDGAVAVAVGGRTVRLESGRQVTYDAGGVGEPVAVDAQAVVAWREQVLVFDNATLATVVDEINRYRPGMLLLMNAELGKRRVQARFSLHQLAGVALLIRDAYGAKCTELPGGVVLLS; from the coding sequence TTGAACATTTTTAACCTCTCCACTGCCCGGGATACGCCAGACAGCCCCCTGCACAACGAAGCGCGTGACTGGCTGGTGCTGCTGACCTCGGGTCGGGCCACCGTCGCCGATGCGAAGGCCTTGCGCCTGTGGTGCGCCCAGAGCCCGGAACATGCCCGGGCGTTCGAGCAGGCCAAGGTGGTGTGGCAGCACTTGGCACCGGCCGCCGAGCAGTTTTCCCGGCCACGGCATTTTGGGCGCCGCGCGTTTTTGGGCGGCGCGATTGCGGCGTCGGCGGCGGTATTTATGGTGCGGTTTACCGTGCCGGGCGGGTTTGCCGGGTTGACGGCGGATTACCGCACGGAGGTCGGTGAGCAGCGGCGGGTGGAGTTGAATGACGGTGTTCGGCTGGAGCTCAATACCCAGACGCGGATCAGTCGGCGTGATGACGGGATTGAGTTGTTGGAGGGGGAGGTTGAGGTGCTGGCCAATGTGGCGATGCCGCTTCGGGTTCAGGCGGGTGGTGGGTGGTTGAGTACGGCGCAGGCGCGGTTCAATGTGCGTAATACGGATCACAGTGTGTGTGTGACGTGCATTGACGGCGCGGTGGCGGTGGCGGTGGGTGGGCGTACGGTTCGGCTTGAAAGCGGGCGGCAGGTGACGTATGACGCTGGCGGTGTGGGTGAGCCGGTGGCGGTGGATGCGCAGGCGGTGGTGGCCTGGCGGGAGCAGGTATTGGTGTTTGATAACGCGACCCTGGCGACGGTGGTGGATGAGATTAATCGCTATCGGCCGGGGATGTTGTTGTTGATGAATGCTGAGCTGGGCAAGCGGCGGGTGCAGGCGCGGTTTAGTTTGCATCAGTTGGCGGGGGTGGCGTTGTTGATTCGCGATGCGTATGGGGCCAAGTGTACGGAGTTGCCTGGCGGTGTCGTTTTGTTGAGTTAG
- a CDS encoding type II secretion system protein GspJ: MNDQKGFTLIEVMVAIMLMAVVSVIAWRGLDSVTRADQHLQASSEQVEGLLRALNQMQLDVSLRAGVELRPPIVDEAPRPGALAAVSVRSSDSKGFRLEVIRSAPIPGDGLQRVRWWLKGDTLYRAAAPARDRYPLPAPRDAVAVLGQVRDLQVRVWDKGWRQLSGNRQEDPQGIEVVLVRETGQGVERYRQVLGPLR; the protein is encoded by the coding sequence ATGAATGATCAAAAGGGTTTTACGCTGATCGAGGTGATGGTGGCGATCATGCTGATGGCGGTGGTCAGCGTGATTGCCTGGCGCGGGCTGGACAGCGTCACCCGGGCTGATCAGCATTTGCAGGCCAGCAGCGAGCAGGTTGAGGGGCTGTTACGGGCGTTGAACCAGATGCAGCTGGATGTGAGCTTGCGGGCGGGGGTTGAGTTGAGGCCGCCGATTGTCGACGAGGCGCCCAGGCCTGGGGCGTTGGCGGCGGTGTCGGTGAGGAGTTCGGACAGCAAGGGGTTTCGGCTGGAGGTGATCCGCAGTGCTCCGATTCCTGGGGACGGGTTGCAGCGGGTGCGGTGGTGGCTCAAGGGCGACACACTGTACCGGGCGGCGGCACCGGCGCGGGATCGGTATCCACTGCCTGCGCCCCGGGATGCGGTGGCGGTGCTTGGGCAGGTCAGGGATTTGCAGGTCCGCGTTTGGGATAAGGGGTGGCGGCAACTGAGCGGGAATCGGCAGGAGGATCCGCAAGGGATCGAGGTGGTTTTGGTGCGGGAGACGGGCCAGGGGGTGGAGCGGTATCGGCAGGTTTTGGGGCCCTTGCGGTAG
- the gspH gene encoding type II secretion system minor pseudopilin GspH, translating into MKQQGFTLIELMVVLVIIGIASAAISLSIKPDPLHLLRKDAERLSQLLQVAQAEARADGRVITWKADAKGFRFSRVTDDGLGLENFSGDQQLRPRAWDNTPMQVRIEPGKTLVLDAEWVNPPVRVVLSDGQHSLSVQRDAAGLLRVVAHE; encoded by the coding sequence ATGAAACAGCAGGGCTTCACGTTGATCGAGCTGATGGTGGTGCTGGTGATCATCGGCATCGCCAGTGCGGCCATCAGCCTGAGCATCAAGCCGGACCCGCTGCACCTGCTGCGCAAGGATGCTGAACGGTTGAGCCAACTGCTGCAGGTGGCCCAGGCCGAGGCACGTGCCGATGGTCGGGTGATTACCTGGAAGGCCGATGCCAAGGGGTTTCGCTTCAGCCGCGTTACGGATGACGGTCTGGGACTGGAGAACTTCAGCGGTGATCAGCAACTGCGTCCACGGGCCTGGGACAACACGCCGATGCAGGTGCGTATCGAGCCGGGGAAAACCCTGGTGCTGGATGCCGAATGGGTGAACCCGCCGGTACGGGTGGTGCTGTCGGATGGGCAGCACAGCCTGAGTGTGCAACGGGATGCGGCAGGGTTGTTGCGGGTGGTGGCGCATGAATGA
- a CDS encoding type II secretion system protein N yields the protein MAFTHRFSPAHGVQAVALLAALAGVATWTPLLLTSAESHTPQAAPQALAARSDNPALQWFSNTPAVMQIKVSGVLAGARGAVAILSLNDGPPRSFLLGERLSPGVRLTAIEGDSVEIERGAEKIRVPLDKLPDGPALPSLTRQ from the coding sequence ATGGCATTCACCCATCGTTTTTCACCCGCCCACGGCGTGCAGGCTGTGGCGCTGCTGGCAGCGCTGGCGGGGGTGGCGACCTGGACGCCGCTGCTGCTCACCTCGGCCGAGTCGCACACCCCGCAGGCCGCGCCCCAGGCGTTGGCTGCCCGCAGCGACAACCCGGCGCTGCAATGGTTTTCCAATACCCCGGCGGTCATGCAGATCAAGGTCTCCGGTGTGCTTGCCGGGGCGCGTGGCGCGGTGGCGATCCTCAGCCTCAACGACGGCCCGCCCCGCAGCTTTCTGTTGGGGGAACGCTTAAGCCCCGGCGTGCGCCTGACGGCCATTGAAGGCGACAGCGTGGAGATCGAACGTGGCGCCGAGAAAATCCGCGTGCCCCTCGACAAGTTGCCCGACGGCCCGGCCTTGCCCAGCCTCACTCGGCAGTGA
- the gspI gene encoding type II secretion system minor pseudopilin GspI: MGDPRNEQGFTLIEVLVALAIIAVAMAAAVRVAGLMTTSNGLLRDKSMALLAAQSRLAELRLEGRLSSGRKTFDCDQGRLKLRCEQTISNGPDGRLFQVSVHVLDATREAPPLARLETVLGRPPVKRAVTAE; the protein is encoded by the coding sequence ATGGGCGACCCCCGCAACGAGCAAGGTTTCACCCTGATTGAAGTGTTGGTGGCCCTGGCGATCATCGCCGTGGCCATGGCCGCTGCCGTGCGCGTGGCCGGGCTGATGACCACCAGCAACGGCCTGCTGCGGGACAAATCCATGGCGTTGCTGGCGGCCCAGAGTCGCCTGGCGGAACTGCGCCTGGAAGGTCGGTTGAGCTCGGGGCGCAAGACGTTCGACTGCGACCAGGGCCGGCTGAAACTGCGTTGCGAACAGACCATCAGCAACGGGCCGGATGGGCGCCTGTTCCAGGTCAGCGTGCACGTGCTGGACGCCACCCGTGAAGCGCCGCCCCTGGCACGCCTGGAGACGGTGCTGGGGCGCCCGCCCGTGAAGCGCGCGGTCACTGCCGAGTGA
- the gspG gene encoding type II secretion system major pseudopilin GspG, with product MDIAHFTSPRRQRGFTLIEIMVVVVILGILAALVVPKVLDRPDQARATAAKQDIGGLMQALKLYRLDHGSYPSMNQGLKVLVERPADAKNSNWRAYLERLPNDPWGNPYHYLNPGANGEVDVFSLGADGKPDGDGVNADIGSWQL from the coding sequence ATGGATATCGCACACTTCACGTCCCCGCGCAGGCAGCGCGGTTTCACCCTGATCGAGATCATGGTGGTCGTGGTGATTCTGGGGATTCTGGCGGCGCTGGTGGTGCCCAAAGTGCTCGACCGCCCGGACCAGGCACGGGCCACGGCGGCCAAACAGGACATTGGCGGGCTGATGCAGGCCCTGAAACTCTACCGCCTCGACCATGGCTCGTACCCCAGCATGAACCAGGGCCTGAAGGTGCTGGTGGAGCGCCCGGCCGATGCGAAAAACAGCAACTGGCGCGCCTACCTCGAACGCCTGCCCAACGACCCATGGGGCAACCCGTATCACTACCTCAACCCGGGGGCCAACGGCGAGGTGGATGTGTTCTCCCTCGGCGCCGACGGGAAACCGGATGGCGACGGCGTGAACGCCGATATCGGCTCCTGGCAGCTGTAA
- the gspK gene encoding type II secretion system minor pseudopilin GspK, whose protein sequence is MNSHSPSVAKQRGMAIISALLIAAVVAVIAGAMLTRQTVFTRSLEAEQLRIQGQWLLNGGLETSRQILWDARRQDVLTRLDQQWARPLGGAFEGRIEDEQGKFNLRNLVTQQQPDAVQLQSFERLCELIGIDPAVSRRISRRVIDSYDQRVGAASFTGGFNSSRDTSPGAAVPLIPAKYPMLRSLTDLSGIDGLDPRQLRRMASYVSVLPGNTWVNGNTASAEVLSAVVPGLSLSQAQALVAERDGGRWFINRGDFVNRLRMPQVAVDTVQVGITSEWFRVQGQARREQRRVTLEALLYRPEDRQPQVIWSRVGV, encoded by the coding sequence ATGAACAGTCATTCGCCCTCCGTGGCGAAGCAGCGCGGCATGGCCATTATCAGTGCCTTGCTGATCGCGGCCGTGGTCGCGGTGATTGCCGGCGCCATGCTCACGCGCCAGACCGTATTTACCCGCAGCCTGGAAGCCGAACAACTTCGCATCCAGGGCCAATGGCTGTTGAACGGCGGCCTGGAAACCAGCCGCCAGATCCTTTGGGACGCGCGCCGCCAGGACGTATTGACCCGGCTTGATCAACAGTGGGCACGGCCCCTCGGCGGTGCGTTCGAAGGTCGGATTGAAGACGAGCAGGGCAAGTTCAACCTGCGCAACCTGGTGACCCAGCAACAGCCGGACGCCGTGCAATTGCAGAGCTTCGAGCGCCTGTGCGAATTGATCGGCATCGACCCGGCCGTGAGCCGGCGCATCAGCCGTCGCGTGATCGACTCCTACGACCAACGCGTGGGCGCGGCCTCATTCACCGGGGGCTTCAACAGCAGCCGCGACACCTCGCCCGGTGCCGCAGTGCCCTTGATTCCGGCCAAATACCCGATGTTGCGCAGCCTCACCGACCTCAGCGGGATTGACGGCCTCGACCCGCGTCAGTTGCGGCGCATGGCGAGCTACGTCAGCGTGCTGCCCGGCAACACTTGGGTCAACGGCAATACCGCCAGCGCCGAGGTGCTCAGTGCTGTGGTGCCGGGGCTCAGCCTGTCGCAGGCCCAGGCACTGGTGGCCGAGCGCGACGGCGGGCGCTGGTTTATCAATCGCGGGGATTTCGTCAACCGGTTGCGCATGCCCCAGGTGGCGGTGGACACGGTGCAGGTGGGGATTACCAGTGAGTGGTTCCGCGTGCAGGGCCAGGCGCGCCGTGAGCAGCGTCGGGTCACCCTGGAGGCGTTGCTGTATCGCCCCGAAGACCGTCAGCCCCAGGTGATCTGGTCGCGGGTGGGCGTATGA
- the gspL gene encoding type II secretion system protein GspL: MKRLRIALPPLDELTAESPVQFAWLDRAGQVSQQGQGSLMQWANAQAEFFLHPRDSLLTSLELPQLASARIDDAVTCAAQALILGPVELMHVAHGPRESNGLVQVGWLPKSSLEHLGRVTTPLKIKVRGLYPAPYALPVGGQPSAAFSEGYLLLRHSVQQGAVHPLGQQALDDLLATGVEVQQVAGDARWSGALPGWGLHGRLQPAATGGWGRALACTALAVVIWTLGLNLYAARQVDEGQRLKALMSQQVRQAFPELPVILNPLQQARQQLAARQSGAAAEPGQRFTGLLALAGSSLPSLAGSVDSLTYAQGRLQVSLQPDARSPALAADAQALLAQAGFSASRDDQGWTLGPLTEQVETDADEEAEDE; this comes from the coding sequence ATGAAACGTCTGCGCATTGCGTTGCCACCGCTGGATGAACTCACTGCCGAGAGCCCGGTGCAGTTCGCCTGGCTGGACCGCGCCGGGCAGGTCAGCCAGCAAGGGCAGGGCAGCCTGATGCAATGGGCGAATGCCCAGGCGGAGTTTTTTCTGCATCCGCGAGACAGCCTGCTGACCAGCCTGGAGCTGCCGCAATTGGCCTCGGCCAGGATCGACGATGCCGTGACCTGTGCCGCGCAGGCGCTGATCCTCGGCCCGGTGGAGTTGATGCATGTGGCTCACGGTCCACGGGAAAGCAATGGCCTGGTGCAGGTTGGCTGGTTGCCCAAAAGCAGCCTTGAACACTTGGGCCGGGTAACGACCCCGTTGAAAATCAAAGTGCGCGGCCTGTACCCGGCGCCCTACGCGTTGCCGGTCGGCGGGCAACCGAGTGCAGCCTTCAGCGAGGGTTATTTGTTGCTGCGCCACAGCGTGCAGCAGGGCGCCGTGCACCCCCTGGGACAGCAGGCGCTGGATGACCTGCTTGCCACCGGCGTCGAGGTGCAGCAAGTGGCGGGCGACGCCCGCTGGAGCGGCGCGCTGCCGGGCTGGGGGTTGCACGGTCGGCTCCAGCCAGCGGCAACCGGTGGCTGGGGCCGGGCGCTGGCCTGTACGGCGCTGGCGGTGGTGATCTGGACCCTGGGCCTGAACCTCTACGCCGCCCGCCAGGTCGACGAAGGCCAGCGCCTCAAGGCGCTGATGAGTCAACAGGTACGCCAGGCGTTCCCCGAGCTGCCGGTGATTCTCAACCCGCTGCAACAAGCCCGTCAGCAACTGGCCGCCCGCCAGAGTGGTGCGGCGGCCGAGCCCGGCCAGCGCTTCACCGGCTTGCTGGCGCTGGCGGGCAGCAGCCTGCCGTCTTTGGCGGGCAGCGTCGACAGCCTGACCTACGCCCAAGGCCGTCTCCAGGTGAGCCTGCAGCCCGACGCCCGCAGCCCGGCGCTGGCGGCTGACGCGCAAGCGCTGCTGGCCCAGGCCGGTTTCAGCGCCAGCCGCGACGACCAGGGTTGGACCCTCGGCCCGCTCACCGAGCAGGTCGAAACCGATGCGGACGAAGAGGCCGAAGATGAATAA
- the gspM gene encoding type II secretion system protein GspM yields the protein MNKRWQLLRRQAEVFWRGLALREKRMLVGAGLVLAGLLIGVLLIQPPLKKIDYWQAETPKLRSQAEALQVLLQGVATAPRSGDLETALHQSLDNAGLQGRYQLQPQETGSWRLTFEDAPADAVVDWLLASPRPFSLEVSEARLQRAGEATPSHSAGTLSGTVRMDQAPGAKEAS from the coding sequence ATGAATAAGCGCTGGCAGCTGCTGCGCCGCCAGGCCGAGGTGTTCTGGCGCGGCCTGGCCCTGCGGGAAAAACGCATGCTGGTGGGCGCCGGGTTGGTGTTGGCCGGTTTGCTGATCGGGGTGCTGTTGATTCAGCCACCGCTGAAGAAGATCGATTACTGGCAGGCCGAAACCCCAAAACTGCGCAGCCAGGCCGAGGCGTTGCAGGTGCTGCTGCAAGGTGTCGCCACTGCCCCGCGCAGCGGTGACCTGGAAACCGCCTTGCACCAGTCCCTCGACAACGCCGGGCTACAGGGCCGCTATCAATTGCAGCCGCAGGAAACCGGGAGCTGGCGCCTGACCTTTGAGGACGCTCCGGCGGATGCCGTGGTCGACTGGCTGCTGGCCAGCCCCCGGCCCTTTTCCCTGGAAGTCTCCGAGGCCCGCCTGCAACGCGCAGGCGAGGCCACCCCTTCACACTCGGCCGGCACCTTGTCCGGGACCGTTCGCATGGATCAGGCGCCTGGCGCTAAGGAAGCTTCATGA
- the gspD gene encoding type II secretion system secretin GspD yields MKWSLPNAAPFRKVAPFLLLALGACSNPQPSKPLLVDSELGQPLADTRRSGDTALDRQREPLPPPRVQHPVTNSARSHAAAPAKARNPLGDQPVQLNFVDADIQAVVRALSRATGQQFLVDPRVKGNLTLVSEGQVPAHQAYDMLLAALRMQGFSVVDVGGVAQVVPEADAKLLGGPIYSGANPGGQGMQTRTFRLQYENAVNLIPVLRPIVSPNNPINAYPGNNSIVITDYAENLARVAQIIDGIDTPSAIDTDVVKVQNGIAVDIAAMVSELLETQGADQTQKINVIGDPRSNSIIIRAGSPERTELARNLIYKLDNAQSNPSNMHVVYLRNAQAGKLAQSLRGLLTGESDTGSSDNARGKLSSMGGNTQTGQGSTQNSSGTPTGSGTAQPSGYGQDASATGTSSASDQNTAFSAGGVTIQADATTNTLLISAPDPLYRNLREVIDMLDQRRAQVVIESLIVEVGEDDASEFGVQWQAGNLGGKGGFGGVNLGGSGLNAAPTSKTSIDVLPKGLNIGLVDGTVDIPGIGKVLDLKVLARALKSKGGTNVLSTPNLLTLDNEAASIFVGQTIPFVTGSYVTGGGGTSNNPFQTVQREEVGLKLNVRPQISEGGTVKLDIYQEVSSVDTRASVDAGTVTNKRAIDTSILLDDGQIMVLGGLLQDGYSQSNDAVPWLSDIPGLGALFRNEKRSVTKTNLMVFLRPYIIRDSGAGRSITLNRYEFMRRAQGGLQPEHSWAMPDVQAPQLPSVDKAIPEAHGVRAVIRAVPR; encoded by the coding sequence ATGAAGTGGTCATTGCCCAATGCTGCGCCTTTTCGCAAGGTCGCCCCTTTCCTCCTGTTGGCGCTGGGCGCGTGCAGCAACCCCCAACCCTCCAAACCGCTGTTGGTGGACAGCGAACTCGGCCAGCCCCTGGCCGACACCCGGCGCAGCGGCGACACCGCACTGGACCGCCAGCGCGAACCGCTGCCGCCACCACGGGTGCAGCACCCGGTGACCAACAGCGCCCGCAGCCACGCCGCTGCACCGGCCAAGGCGCGCAACCCGCTGGGTGATCAACCGGTGCAACTGAACTTCGTCGACGCTGATATCCAGGCGGTGGTGCGCGCCTTGTCCCGTGCCACCGGCCAGCAGTTTCTGGTAGACCCGCGGGTAAAAGGCAACCTGACCCTGGTCAGCGAGGGTCAGGTGCCGGCGCACCAGGCCTACGACATGCTGCTGGCAGCACTGCGCATGCAGGGCTTCAGCGTGGTCGACGTAGGCGGGGTGGCCCAGGTGGTGCCGGAGGCGGATGCCAAGCTGCTGGGCGGGCCGATCTACAGTGGCGCCAACCCGGGCGGGCAGGGCATGCAGACCCGCACCTTCCGCCTGCAATACGAAAACGCCGTGAACCTGATCCCGGTGCTGCGTCCGATCGTGTCGCCGAACAACCCGATCAACGCCTACCCCGGCAACAACAGCATCGTGATCACCGACTACGCGGAAAACCTCGCGCGGGTGGCGCAGATCATCGACGGCATCGACACCCCGAGCGCCATCGACACTGACGTGGTGAAAGTACAGAACGGCATCGCCGTGGACATCGCCGCCATGGTCTCGGAACTCCTCGAAACCCAGGGCGCCGACCAGACCCAGAAAATCAACGTGATCGGTGACCCGCGCTCCAACTCCATCATCATTCGCGCTGGCAGCCCGGAGCGCACCGAGCTGGCGCGCAACCTGATCTACAAGCTGGACAACGCCCAGAGCAACCCGAGCAACATGCACGTGGTGTACCTGCGCAACGCCCAGGCCGGCAAACTGGCGCAGTCGCTGCGGGGCCTGCTGACCGGCGAGAGCGACACCGGCAGCAGTGACAATGCGCGGGGCAAACTCAGCAGCATGGGCGGCAACACCCAGACCGGCCAGGGCAGCACCCAGAACAGCAGCGGCACCCCCACCGGCAGCGGCACTGCCCAGCCCAGCGGTTATGGCCAGGACGCCAGCGCTACCGGTACTTCCTCCGCCAGCGACCAGAACACCGCGTTCAGCGCCGGTGGCGTGACGATCCAGGCGGACGCCACCACCAACACCTTGCTGATCTCGGCGCCGGACCCGCTGTATCGCAACCTGCGGGAGGTGATCGACATGCTCGACCAGCGTCGCGCCCAGGTGGTGATCGAGAGCCTGATCGTCGAGGTTGGCGAAGACGATGCCAGCGAGTTTGGTGTGCAGTGGCAGGCCGGGAACCTGGGCGGGAAGGGTGGCTTTGGCGGGGTCAACCTGGGGGGCAGCGGGTTGAATGCCGCGCCCACCAGCAAGACCAGCATTGACGTGCTGCCCAAGGGTTTGAACATCGGGCTGGTGGACGGCACGGTGGATATCCCGGGGATTGGCAAGGTGCTGGACCTCAAGGTGCTGGCCCGGGCGTTGAAGAGCAAGGGCGGGACCAATGTGCTGTCGACACCGAACCTGCTGACCCTGGACAACGAGGCGGCGAGCATTTTTGTGGGGCAGACGATTCCGTTTGTCACCGGCAGTTATGTGACGGGTGGCGGGGGCACCAGCAACAACCCGTTCCAGACGGTGCAGCGCGAGGAGGTGGGGTTGAAGCTGAACGTGCGGCCGCAGATTTCCGAGGGGGGGACGGTGAAGCTGGATATCTACCAGGAGGTCAGCAGTGTCGACACGCGCGCCTCGGTGGATGCGGGGACGGTGACGAACAAGCGGGCGATTGATACGAGTATTTTGCTGGATGACGGGCAGATCATGGTGCTCGGCGGGTTGTTGCAGGATGGCTATAGCCAGAGCAATGACGCGGTGCCGTGGTTGTCGGATATCCCTGGGTTGGGGGCGTTGTTCAGGAATGAAAAGCGCAGTGTGACGAAGACGAATTTGATGGTGTTTTTGCGGCCCTACATTATTCGCGACAGTGGGGCGGGGCGCAGTATTACGCTGAATCGCTATGAGTTTATGCGCAGGGCTCAGGGTGGGTTGCAGCCGGAGCACAGCTGGGCGATGCCGGATGTGCAGGCGCCGCAGTTGCCTTCGGTGGATAAGGCGATTCCCGAGGCGCATGGGGTTAGGGCGGTGATTCGGGCGGTGCCGCGGTGA
- the gspE gene encoding type II secretion system ATPase GspE, translating into MSLLPYAWAKSQRILLHPGTQGPTLTICPSTPGWSISEVHRQFGQTQLVQVRDDELDGLLATAYADTGSAAAVVGAAENEVDLDRLMQDIPEITDLLDTQDGAPVIRMINALLTQAARDEASDIHIEPYETHSVVRYRVDGTLRDVVSPRKALHGALVSRIKIMAQLDIAEKRLPQDGRIALRVAGRPIDIRVSTVPTGHGERVVMRLLDKQAGRLQLETLGMDPAVLGKLDTLIRQPHGIVLVTGPTGSGKTTSLYAALARLDASTSNILTVEDPVEYDLPGISQIQVNAKIDMTFALALRAILRQDPDIIMIGEIRDLETAQIAVQASLTGHLVLATLHTNDAVSAVNRLIDMGVEPFLLASSLLGVLAQRLVRRLCPHCKQEDPAAPGTWRPIGCAQCNQIGYSGRTGIHELFCIDDELRSLIHQGAGEQDLRAAARRAGMFSMREDGERWVRSGATAPEEILRVTRDA; encoded by the coding sequence ATGAGCCTACTCCCTTACGCCTGGGCCAAATCCCAACGCATCCTCCTCCACCCGGGAACCCAGGGCCCGACGCTGACCATCTGCCCCTCAACCCCGGGCTGGTCCATCAGCGAAGTCCATCGCCAGTTCGGCCAGACCCAGCTCGTGCAGGTGCGCGACGACGAACTCGACGGCCTCCTGGCCACCGCCTACGCCGACACCGGCAGCGCCGCCGCCGTCGTGGGCGCCGCCGAAAACGAGGTGGACCTCGACCGCCTCATGCAAGACATCCCCGAAATCACCGACCTGCTCGACACCCAGGACGGCGCCCCGGTGATCCGCATGATCAACGCCTTGCTCACCCAGGCCGCCCGCGACGAAGCCAGCGACATCCACATCGAACCCTACGAAACCCACTCCGTGGTGCGCTACCGCGTCGACGGCACCCTGCGTGACGTGGTGTCCCCGCGCAAGGCCCTGCACGGCGCGCTGGTCTCGCGCATCAAGATCATGGCCCAACTCGACATCGCCGAAAAACGCCTGCCCCAGGACGGTCGCATCGCCCTGCGCGTGGCCGGTCGGCCCATCGACATTCGCGTGTCCACCGTGCCCACCGGCCACGGCGAACGCGTGGTGATGCGCCTGCTGGACAAACAAGCCGGGCGCCTGCAGCTGGAAACCCTCGGCATGGACCCCGCCGTGCTCGGCAAACTCGACACCCTGATCCGCCAGCCCCACGGCATCGTGCTGGTCACCGGCCCCACCGGCAGCGGCAAGACCACCAGCCTCTATGCCGCCCTGGCCCGGCTGGATGCGAGCACCAGCAATATCCTGACCGTCGAAGATCCGGTGGAATACGACCTGCCGGGCATCAGCCAGATCCAGGTCAACGCCAAGATCGACATGACCTTCGCCCTGGCCCTGCGGGCGATCCTGCGTCAGGACCCGGACATCATCATGATCGGCGAAATCCGTGACCTGGAGACCGCACAAATTGCCGTGCAAGCCTCGCTCACCGGCCACCTGGTGCTCGCCACCTTGCACACCAACGATGCCGTCTCGGCGGTCAACCGCCTGATCGACATGGGCGTCGAACCGTTTCTGCTGGCGTCCTCTTTGCTCGGCGTATTGGCCCAGCGCCTGGTGCGGCGTCTGTGCCCGCACTGCAAGCAGGAAGACCCGGCAGCGCCCGGCACCTGGCGGCCGATCGGGTGTGCGCAGTGCAACCAGATCGGCTACAGCGGCCGTACCGGCATCCATGAATTGTTCTGTATCGACGACGAGCTGCGCAGCCTGATTCACCAGGGCGCCGGCGAGCAGGACTTGAGAGCCGCCGCCCGCCGGGCCGGCATGTTCAGCATGCGCGAAGACGGTGAGCGCTGGGTGCGCAGCGGCGCCACCGCCCCCGAAGAAATCCTGCGCGTAACACGGGACGCCTGA